The stretch of DNA GCGGACCGGGAACGAGCTCGTTGCGGTCACGAAGGACGGCCCGATCTACCGCTTCTTGGTCCGAAAGACCGGATAGGCTCGGCCCCCCGGGATCCGGGCGCCGGATCTACCTGGATTACGGGGGCTTTGCCCCCGTCGACCCGCGCGTGCTGGCCGTCATGACGCCCTTTCTCGAAGGGTGGGTGGGCAATCCCTCGGCTATTCACACGCTGGGCCAGGAAGCTCGTGACTCGCTCGCCGCCGCCCGGGCCAAGGTCGGTCGGCTCGTGGGCGGCCGCGCGGAGGGCGTCGTCTTCACCAGCGGCGCCACCGAGGCCAACAACGTCGCGATCAAGGGAGTGGCCCTTCGGCGGGCGGGCCGCCACGTCGTCACCACGGCCATCGAGCACCCGTCGGTCCTGACGCCGTGCCGCGACCTCATGAAGCATGGCTTCGAGGTGACCTTCCTGCCCGTCGATCCGGCAGGCCGGGTGGCTCCGGACCAGGTTCGAGCGGCGCTGCGCGCCGATACCTGTCTGGTCTCCATCGGAGCCGCCAACGCCGAGATCGGCGTGATCCAGCCCTGGGCAGCGATCGCCGCCATCGCGCAGGCGGCCGGCGTCCCCTTCCATGTGGACGGGGTGGGAGCGGTGGGCCGCGTGCCGCTGGCCGTCGAAGCCGATGGCATCGATCTGTTGACGCTGGCCGCCAACGATCTCTACGGCCCCCCCGGCGTCGGCGCGCTCTGGGTCCGTCCCGGCCTCCGCCTCATCCCGCAGATCCTGGGCGGGGGGCAGGAAGGCGGCCTGCGATCGGGCACGGAGAATCTCGCGGGTGTGGTCGGACTGGGCGTGGCGGCGGAGGTGGCCCTTCGCGATGGACCGGCCGAGACGGCCCGGCTGGTGGAGCTGCGAGACCGGCTGACCGAGGGGCTCCTGGCCTCGTGCGGAACGGTGCGGCTGACCGGGCCGCGCGTGGGCCGCTTACCGCACCATGCGAGCGTCGTCGTCCCCGGGGTGAAGGGCGAGAGCCTCCTCCTGGCGCTCGATCTCGTCGGCATCTCGGCGGCCACGGGCTCGGCCTGTGTCGCCCTCACGGGGGAACCCTCGCACGTCTTGCGGGCGCTCGGCCTCGATTCGCCCGTGGCCGAAGGGTCGCTCTGCGTCACGTTGGGGCGCTGGACGCGAGCGGAGGACATCCACGTCTTCCTGGCGGAGCTTCCCCCGATCGTCGACCGCCTGCGCGCGATCTCTCCACTCGGCTGAGTGTCCCGGTGAAGCTCGTCTGCTTCGACATCGACGGGACGCTCTTGTCGGCCAGCGGCGCCGGCCGCCGGGCCCTCGGCCAGGCGCTCCTGGACGTATATGGCACGGCCGGTCCGATCGATACCTACGATTTCCATGGCGGGACCGATCCGCAGATCATCCGGGACCTTCTCGGCGCGGCCGGGCTCTCGCCGGCGGAGATCGCCGCCCGCGAGGCCGACCTCTTCGCCCACTACCTCGGACACCTCGCGGGGGAAATCGGGGATGGCCGGCAGGTCACCCTCTACCCCGGGGTGGCGGCGCTCGTCGAGGCGCTGGCCGGGCGCGGGGACTGCCTGGTGGGGCTGCTCACGGGCAACATTGAGGCGGGCGCCCGAATCAAGCTCGAGCCGACCGGACTCCTCCCGCGGTTCCGGGTCGGCGCCTATGGCTCGGACCACGCCGACCGCACGTGCCTCCCGGCTGTGGCGGCGGGACGGGCCGCCGCGCTGGTGGGCCGGGCATTCCTGGGCCCGGACCTGGTGATCATCGGCGACACGCCGCGAGACGTCGGATGTGGCCGCGCCTTCGGAGCCCGGTGTATCGCGGTCGCCACCGGCCGTCACGCCGTAGCGGAGCTGACCGCCTGCGCGCCCGATCACGTCTTCGCGAACCTGGCCGAGACGGATCGGGTGATGGGCGCGATCCTGGACAGCCGCCCATGAGAGGCCGGCGCCGCCGGACGGGCGACGCCGATCCGCGCGCATGACGCGCCTCCTGGTCGTCTGGCTCCACCTGCTGGCGGCGGCGGTCTGGGTCGGCGGGCTCCTCTACGCGAGCCACCTCGTCGTCCCCGCCCTCGCCCGGGGCGAACGGTTGCCCGTGATCCTCCTGACCCGGGCCCGGGTCAGCGCCTGGGTGGCGGTCGGACTCCTCGTCCTGACCGGCCTCGAGAATCTTCGCCACACCCGGCTCGACAGCGCCTGGCTGATGAGCAAGGTGCTGCTCGTCCTCGTCCTCGTCCCGCTGGCCGCGCACCGTGACTTTGCCCTGATTCCGCGCGTGGTCCGGGAGATCGAGCGGGGGATCCCCGCCGCCGTCGTCCTGGGCGGCCTTCGCTGGCTCGACCGCGCCCTCATCCTCCTGGCCGCCGTCGTCCTCTTCCTGGGTGTGGGCCTTTCCCGGGGCCGTTGAGTCGAGCGGAGCGCGAGTGGCGGGGTTCGGCGCCGCGTTGGGGTACTGATGGCCGCCGCCCTGCCGCCTCGGACGCTCGTCATCGGCGGGGGCATCGGGGGGCTCTCGCTCGCGCGCGAGCTTGCCATCCGGGGGCTCCCGGTGACCGTGCTCGAGCGGACGCCGACCCCGGCGCCGGTCGGGGCCGGGATCATCATGAACCCCAACGCCATGCGGGTGCTCGAGCGGAACGGGCTCGCCGAGCCTCTCCGCGAGCGCGGGTGGCCGTACCTGGCTCGCGAGACCTGCGATCACCGGGGGCGCCTCCTGGCGACCCGCGATCACCGGCCACTCCACGAGGCGGGGAAGATCGCGCTCGGCCTGCTGGTCCACCGGGCCCATCTCCACCAGGTCCTCCTCGATGGCCTCCCGCCGGGCACGGTGCGGTTCGGAGTCAGGCTCCGCGGCCTCGAGGTCGCCGCCGACGGGGTGAGCATCGGGGTGGGGGGCGGCCATCGCCTGGAGGCCGAGCTCCTGGTGGGGGCCGACGGGATCCACTCCGAAGTGCGCGGACGCGTGTTCGGGCCGAAGGAGCCGGTCTATCTCGGCTACCGGTCGCATCGCCTCGTCGTGGAGAACGAGGACCGCGTCGAGCACTTCACCGAGTTCCTCGGGCGTGGCCAGCGGATCGGCCTCGTCCCCATCTCGAAGGACCAGCTCTATGTGTGGACGACCTTCAACGCGCCCCGGACGAGTCCCGCCCAGGCGCTGGGGAGCCCCGCCGAGCTCCGGGCGCTCTTCGGCGGGTTCACCGATCCACGGGTCGCCCGCGCGCTCGGCCGCATCGAGACGACCGAGGCGGTCCTGTGCACCGACATCGAGGAGATCCACCAGCTCGAGTGGGTACGCGGGCGCGCGGTGCTCCTGGGAGATGCCGCCCACGCCCTCAGCCCCAACCTGGGCCAGGGCGCGGGCATGGCCATGGAGGACGCAGCCGTCCTGGCCGAGGAGCTGGCCGCGGCTCATCGGGGGGCCCGGTCTCCGGAGGCGGCGCTCCACAGCTACCAGGCCCGGCGACGGCCGCGGGTCGCCACGGTGATGCGGCTTTCCCGGGAAGTCGGAGAGGATGGCCAGCGGACCGGGGCCCTCGAGTGCTGGCGCCGGAATCGGCGCCTTCGGCGCGAGGGGCGAGACGTCAGCCGGGTCGAGGCGGCCCTCGAGCGACTGCTGGCCTATCATATCTGAGGCCACGGCCGGAACGAGCGCACAGGAGGAGAGACCATGCCGAACATCACGATTCAGTGGTTCGCCGGGCGGACCGAGCAGCAGCGGCGCGAGATCGTCGCCGCCATCACCGAGGCCATGGTGAAGATCGGCAAGACCACGCCCGACCAGGTGCACATCGTCTTCCAGGACGTCGAGAAGTCCCACTGGGGGGTCAACGGGAGGCTGGCCAGCGATCCCGCGTGACCACTCCGGCGGGGGCTCCGCCCCCTCTGGGGGGCTCCGGCAGGATCTCAGGGCCGGGAGCTGTCAGGCCGGCGAGGCGAGCGAGAACGGAACGCCGAGCTCGGCGGCCAGCGAGCGGAGCTGCCTGACCAGCCCCGGGGCCAGCGGGATCCCCTCGCGCCGGCGCCTCTGCTCGCACTCCCACTCCGGCTCGCCGGCCACCCAGATCCGCTCGGCGCCCTCCGCCTTGGGCGAGTCCTTGAGGGAGCGGAGGAGATCGTCGATGTCGGCTTTGAATGCGTCGATCGGACGGAATCGCC from Candidatus Methylomirabilota bacterium encodes:
- a CDS encoding cysteine desulfurase family protein produces the protein MDYGGFAPVDPRVLAVMTPFLEGWVGNPSAIHTLGQEARDSLAAARAKVGRLVGGRAEGVVFTSGATEANNVAIKGVALRRAGRHVVTTAIEHPSVLTPCRDLMKHGFEVTFLPVDPAGRVAPDQVRAALRADTCLVSIGAANAEIGVIQPWAAIAAIAQAAGVPFHVDGVGAVGRVPLAVEADGIDLLTLAANDLYGPPGVGALWVRPGLRLIPQILGGGQEGGLRSGTENLAGVVGLGVAAEVALRDGPAETARLVELRDRLTEGLLASCGTVRLTGPRVGRLPHHASVVVPGVKGESLLLALDLVGISAATGSACVALTGEPSHVLRALGLDSPVAEGSLCVTLGRWTRAEDIHVFLAELPPIVDRLRAISPLG
- a CDS encoding HAD hydrolase-like protein — its product is MKLVCFDIDGTLLSASGAGRRALGQALLDVYGTAGPIDTYDFHGGTDPQIIRDLLGAAGLSPAEIAAREADLFAHYLGHLAGEIGDGRQVTLYPGVAALVEALAGRGDCLVGLLTGNIEAGARIKLEPTGLLPRFRVGAYGSDHADRTCLPAVAAGRAAALVGRAFLGPDLVIIGDTPRDVGCGRAFGARCIAVATGRHAVAELTACAPDHVFANLAETDRVMGAILDSRP
- a CDS encoding FAD-dependent oxidoreductase — protein: MAAALPPRTLVIGGGIGGLSLARELAIRGLPVTVLERTPTPAPVGAGIIMNPNAMRVLERNGLAEPLRERGWPYLARETCDHRGRLLATRDHRPLHEAGKIALGLLVHRAHLHQVLLDGLPPGTVRFGVRLRGLEVAADGVSIGVGGGHRLEAELLVGADGIHSEVRGRVFGPKEPVYLGYRSHRLVVENEDRVEHFTEFLGRGQRIGLVPISKDQLYVWTTFNAPRTSPAQALGSPAELRALFGGFTDPRVARALGRIETTEAVLCTDIEEIHQLEWVRGRAVLLGDAAHALSPNLGQGAGMAMEDAAVLAEELAAAHRGARSPEAALHSYQARRRPRVATVMRLSREVGEDGQRTGALECWRRNRRLRREGRDVSRVEAALERLLAYHI
- a CDS encoding 4-oxalocrotonate tautomerase family protein; protein product: MPNITIQWFAGRTEQQRREIVAAITEAMVKIGKTTPDQVHIVFQDVEKSHWGVNGRLASDPA